aaaagaaaactgtaAGCTTTCAGTATCCTTTAACACAATGCAGAAATTAAACGCATCACCAAGGCTTTCAGATGATACGATCTCGGTTATACTATCCATGTTGCCAGTCAAATCTGTCTTACGATTCAGGTGCGTATGCAAACGTTGGTTGGAATTatgcgaaaaccctaattttaaaaagATGCATCTAAACCATGCTATTGCAACTAACAAATTTAATGTCCTGTTGTATCCAATTTTACGTCGCAATGGAGAATCATCATATTATCGTATGGATTTTGATGCAAGCTCTTCATCATCCTTGACCTACAAGGCCATAGAATTTGATTTTCCATGTCGTAGTGATAAAAGAATAAGTCATGCGTTTATTGGTTCCTGTAACGGTATAGTATGCATTGAGTTATATCGATCCATACGTGAGGATACGATTTGCATGTGGAACCCATGTACGCAGGAATACAAGAAAGTACCTAAACCCCCGATTCATGATGAAAATCCCATATATTTTTCTTATGGGTTTGGTTATGATCAGAAGATTGATGATTACAAGTTACTACTGCTCCTGTCTTATACAGAATATGGTCTTGATTCCGAAGTTTGGGTTTATACATTAGGTTCAAATTCATGGAAACAAAAGGCAAGCGTTCCATATAATCTATATGGTCTTAGTGTTTCTAAGAAACTTTTGAATGGAGCTATTCATTGCGTAGTAATCAACAATGTTGCTGTTACcgatataaaaagaaaaagacaagATGCAGATGTTATCATTTCTTTCGATGTAGCTGAAGAGCAATTAACAAGAGAGATTCAAATCCCTAGTAGCATTGTGGGTAAGGTCATCAGAGATGTGGGTGTGTTGGGAGAGGACCTTTACCTGTCAGTATGTGATGATCTCATGGGAAAATTAGAGCTATGGGTGATGAGGGAGTACGGGGTTGTAGATTCTTGGACTAAACTTTTGAGCAATTCAGAAAAGCAGACAAATTGGCTTAGCAGCACGAATCGTCTACCGACTTTTTTTGAGACAAAATGGCTTAGGGTAAGTCCTCTGCATACTTCATGTAAGAACAGTGAGATCTTATTACAGGTTATGATTTCCACGGATGTCGCTCAAGAGAGCACTATAGTCTCATATGACCCGTTAAGTGGAGGATTTCATAAGAACTTGAATATCCAAGATATTCCAAGTGTGTTTATTGCGGAAACGTATGTTGGAAGCCTAATTTCGCTGAAGTCAGATAAGGATATGCAAATGCTAAACAATTGAGTTGGTAAGGAATTTGGTGGTTATGCTCTTTAAGTTGCTTGCCAAAGTTGGCGGAAACCCTAGCCACTATTTACatgtttgttattattattattaagaaAGCTAGTTAGAAGCCTAACAAGATAAGCTCCTACATCGTGCTATTACATTATATTAGTTGAACAGGTTATCGTGCTAGCCTTCCATcaagcctcatgaggaaccaaccAAGAGAGATGAAGCGTATAAGGGGGCTGATTATGTCGCGGGGGCACGCTAACTTTAGCTTCCATGTCAAATTCTTTGTAATATTGCCATCAAGGACTCGAATCTGGACCTCTTGGAGCACatcaaattctgcaatattgcgcCATCAGGAACTCGAACCTGGACCTCCTGAAGCACATGAAACCTTTGAAGAACGAGATGATCAGCTGTACTAACAACCCGTTATGATTATTTTACTTATTTTGAAAGTAATGGTTAAAGCATTATTGTAATCAACAAGGGTAAGTAaacatactattatgatttattttatccaaattttagtATTACTATAAAAATTCTTAGATTAGAAATTACAAACTTTTGGTCGGCAACCTAGTGACGAGCTGGGCTCCAATatctttttgaatagcaatacataatctatgaaaaataaatctaccagaaccactactagc
This DNA window, taken from Papaver somniferum cultivar HN1 chromosome 3, ASM357369v1, whole genome shotgun sequence, encodes the following:
- the LOC113359013 gene encoding F-box/kelch-repeat protein At3g06240-like — its product is MHLNHAIATNKFNVLLYPILRRNGESSYYRMDFDASSSSSLTYKAIEFDFPCRSDKRISHAFIGSCNGIVCIELYRSIREDTICMWNPCTQEYKKVPKPPIHDENPIYFSYGFGYDQKIDDYKLLLLLSYTEYGLDSEVWVYTLGSNSWKQKASVPYNLYGLSVSKKLLNGAIHCVVINNVAVTDIKRKRQDADVIISFDVAEEQLTREIQIPSSIVGKVIRDVGVLGEDLYLSVCDDLMGKLELWVMREYGVVDSWTKLLSNSEKQTNWLSSTNRLPTFFETKWLRVSPLHTSCKNSEILLQVMISTDVAQESTIVSYDPLSGGFHKNLNIQDIPSVFIAETYVGSLISLKSDKDMQMLNN